The Bacteroidota bacterium genome contains the following window.
TTCATCATCTTGCGGGTTTCGTCAAACTGTTTGGCCAGCCGGTTTACTTCCTGGATGCTTGTTCCGCTGCCGGTGGCAATTCTTTTGCGTCGGCTTCCGTTCAGCATATCGGGATTTTCTCTTTCTTCGGGTGTCATGGATGAGATAATGGCCTCAATTCCTTTAAAA
Protein-coding sequences here:
- a CDS encoding signal recognition particle protein, yielding FKGIEAIISSMTPEERENPDMLNGSRRKRIATGSGTSIQEVNRLAKQFDETRKMMKMVSSGKNLSRMMGNMKVRN